The following DNA comes from Chitinophaga nivalis.
GTTATTATAAACGAAAGGAACGAAAGCCCATATCACCGGAAATAGTAAAAGTTAAACGATATAAACCATATCAACATGAAGATAACCATCATAGCGGGTGCCAGACCCAACTTTATGAAAATAGCCCCGATCATTGCTGCCATACAGGACAAGCAACAACAGGGATATGCCATCCGTTACCGTCTGGTACATACCGGTCAGCATTACGATAAAAATATGAGTGGCTCTTTCTTTGAACAGCTGGGTATACCGGAACCAGACGCAAATCTGGAATCTGGTGGTGGCTCACAGGCAGAGCAAACAGCCAATATCATGGTGCGTTTTGAAAAAGAACTGATAGAACACCCCTGCGACCTGCTGCTGGTAGTAGGAGATGTGACTTCCACCCTGGCTTGCTCGGTGGTAGCGAAGAAATTAAAAATCAAAGTAGCGCATGTGGAAGCGGGTATCCGCTCCGGAGATATTACCATGCCGGAAGAAATCAACCGGTTGGTAACGGATGCCATCACCGACTATTTTTTTATTACCACTACATACGCCGGAGAACACCTGGTAAGAGAAGGGAAAAGTGCCGCACAGATTCATTTTGTAGGCAACACCATGATAGACACCTTGCTGAAGCAACGCAGCCGTTTTACGCCGCCACCGATATGGCAGGAGGCAGGCCTGCAGCCGCAGCAATACCTGGTGATGACCTTACACAGGCCCGCCAATGTAGACGAAGAAGATAACCTGGCCCTGCTGATCAATGAAATCATGCAGAACAGTCACGGTCTGCCGGTCATCTTCCCCGTACATCCCCGTACCGCTAAAAACCTGGAGAA
Coding sequences within:
- the wecB gene encoding non-hydrolyzing UDP-N-acetylglucosamine 2-epimerase; protein product: MKITIIAGARPNFMKIAPIIAAIQDKQQQGYAIRYRLVHTGQHYDKNMSGSFFEQLGIPEPDANLESGGGSQAEQTANIMVRFEKELIEHPCDLLLVVGDVTSTLACSVVAKKLKIKVAHVEAGIRSGDITMPEEINRLVTDAITDYFFITTTYAGEHLVREGKSAAQIHFVGNTMIDTLLKQRSRFTPPPIWQEAGLQPQQYLVMTLHRPANVDEEDNLALLINEIMQNSHGLPVIFPVHPRTAKNLEKIAVKHPQLFLVEPLGYLEFNYLVEQAKAVITDSGGITEETTVMGVPCMTLRDSTERPETCTVGTNELLGIDPRALAPAMKKLFAGEWKKGGIPPLWDGKTSQRIVDKLIEIFAVKQQSVPVL